TGTGGGAAAAGAAGGCTTTTGAAAATGATGTATTTTATTACCCAAGAAGAACACaatttttttgttaaacaaGCACGTCGAAAGTGTTTCACTGCCTCTGTTACTCCACGACGACGTGAAGATAGTTTTATAAAAGAAACTGCTAATATCGTTGCCGCCGAAATCTCAAAAAAGGAATTTTCCAAAGggtaataataatacatttCAAGAGAGGTGTACACCATGAAAATTACAGATTCTAcgtgaaaaaagaaatcgaaaagtcctttaccGTTTCACAGTCTgttgcttcgtttctgagatataagCGATTAAAGATTGGAGATGCAACTTCCGGGGTGCCTAGGCTCGCTCCCCGGAAGTTGAACGCCTGATCTTTAACTctttatatctcgagaacgaaggAACAGATTGCGAAATGATAAAAAACTTTTCGATTTGTTttgtaatgtacaatttttctatggaggaatttttgtaattaacaatCGATAAAGTTGTCATGTTAAATCTAAGCTGTTGTTGAACAAACTGTTGCCAGTATTAGTTTAGTACTTAATCGCAGGATTTAATTAATTGTGTACCTTTACACGTGTGATACCCTCTTTATAAATGTATAATCCaaatgttttgaaaaatatatattttggaATCCTGTTTTGTACCGTAATTTGcaactatttttattattagaataaaaagaattatataTTCTAGGTAAATTACTAGAACAAGAATTAAATTAtacttgaattatttattttctactaTAAAAATGTTTTCTTCACAATcatataattttgtttaatcagaaacaaacttttttatttctttatttgtcGATAAAAGTCATatcacttttttatttatactttcattcatcattgataaaaaattaattatcaactgaaatgtattaaataaattatatctgAAAATGTTTACCGTCATTTTAACACATTTCACACCATATTTACCACTTATACAAATTTTTTGTACTTCAATTTAAAATCCATTTTAGAAAAGTTTCTACAAATGAAAAAATGCTGGATATACCGAGTAAGATTTATATCTTAATACCCTATCAATTAACGTGTTAAAAACGGTAACCAGGATAACaaacaatttaatatactggtatTACCATCGGATGAATAAACTCCATTAGTGACAGACGCCATGGAAGCAGTGCAAGAAGTTGCAGCAACCAAGGCTGAATTCGGAATTTGATCACCAGTTCCCAGGATACTCGAACCTGGTCCCATCAGATTTCCTGGGTACAAATATACAAGAATAACGATTAtatcgttaaaaatttattcttgttaccagaaatttatgaaataaatgaacacTTTACAAATAGAGCACTTCTAAGCTCAATAGTTGAGCTGAATCTTTTACTATTTTAGAGCACTAACTCTTCGGATTTCTTGTTCAAGCATTTACATAAATAtagtaaatgaatatttttcacTAATATTAATAGAAAGATTGTTACTTCACCTATGTAAAATGGCTCTAGGTGTAATAAACGAATTTTGTCTACTAGCGCTAGTATACTCTATCAGTTAAACTATTATTACCTCACCCAAGAGTTCACATGAGTATACTGAAAGTGTTTTGTCTACTAACGCTAGTAAACTGTACTACTGTAACCCAAGCTTTACCCTTCAATTATTGTATCTATCATTCCTCTTCTATGCTTCAAGGTTTTTTAACCATTCACCTGTAAGACTGACATTCGATGCGTTAGACGAGGCAATGAACGAGGACGTTAACGTGGAAATGTCTGTACTCTCGGCAGGCTTTGATCGATCTGTCCTCGTCACGTGAGGTTGACAAATAGATGCGAAGGTTGATCGAACGAGAtcgttatttttatttgttcgcCGGTATCCCGTGTCCACGGTGGATTTATTATTGCTACCGAGTCCAAAGTGGAGAAGCTCTAAGTGTCTCCTCAAATTTCGTGATTGACGCAAAATCGCGCCGCACAATGGACAAGAGGCTAGTTGATCGGACATGCTTCGTGATTTCGACAGACCGTCTCCTAGAATTAATTCCGTCAAATCTAAACAGGTACGAACATATCTGAACGCAACGATCCGTAATCttctttcgttttaattaaaaatgacaaaaataataCTCGCTAAAGTGACGgaaatagatataacgtatagtAATTCCTTTTATTAGTACGAATATAAAGTTgtctataataaaataaacgtcTACTAGTATATCGATTTgaatttgatttattagattttactgtcaTGAACGCAActcaaaattttttctaaaaattaaatgCATGCCAATTAAAGAGAATCGTACAGATTAGGAACCTGAATTTCCGCCAATTATCACAAAATGGGTTTCTCGATGAATGTAAATAAGAAACACTTGATTTCTTTCGCTTTATTATAATTGTCCAGGAAGTGTATAATCGACAGAAATTCGAATTCTACTTACATACGTGTACGTATAATGTCAAAATATTgattcaatactttattcacaaaaaaaaaaaaaaagaaatgaaaaataagctACAAATATAGATTTGTGATTTAGTTAAggtttatataaaattgatcgTTACACAGTTATTGCATGAGTGTATGATGAATTTCgactttttgaataattactaTACCTAATTATTAATCGACTGGTATACCCATTAACCCTAAAATACTGCTCTTACTTACTAACGTGGAAGATTTGAATACATTAACTTATTAGCTTTAAACGTTTCAAAATCTttctaaaattcattttatcagAATcggtagaaaaaaaattaagtataaagataaaataaactATACAGGCAATGTATTATAACAATCAATTCATTCTGACGAACTTTACAAAATAATGTCAGTCGGTGCTTGGCAAACAATGCAAACAATTAATAGTTTAAACATATATTCATATAAGTACATTAGAACGGTAggtaaaaaacagaaaaaaggaaTTGCGCTTTCTTAAATTAAGATCATAACATACAAAGGTGAAACAAAGTAAATAAAACAAGGTAGCTGTTGAATCACAATAACAGAATCAAACGATCCCGTTCCTGTCGAATCTTTCTTTCCAATTTCTTGATGTACATTCATCTAGCGATGGTCGGTGACGGAATGTTGTTTTGAGGTGAAACAACATTCGAGCCGTGCGAGGTCGGTGAAGGAAGCGGACTGGGTTTACAAATGATTTGCTCAGAGGTACTACTTCCACTATCAGTCCCGTACGTTACAGTCGGCTCGTTGTAACCAGGCAATTCGACTTCAGGCTTTATTTCTATCATCATCGAATCAGCCGTGGAACCATGAACCGAATTACTACTAAACCGATATTTGCAAGAGGATAAGAGATGTCTACGTAGATTTCTCGCTTGCCGTAACGTAGCGCCACAGAGTGGACAAACGCCTGGACAATCGGATGCACCACGTATTTTAGATAAATTCATATTGCCGGTTGGTCCACTAGCCACCGTTCCCACCGTTGCACTCTGGGTAACTAGTGGGAGCGGTATACCAGGTGGAAAGCCCATATTAAGAGGACCAGGAAATTGCGGTATTTGTAGCGGAGAATATGGCTGCATTGGCATTAATGTATGAAGATGCGTTTCACTTTCCGACATTTGATCCTGATGCTGTCCTGCTTGAGAATTTTCCGACGACACTGGCTGCGCTTCTTGAGCACGTGGCGAGTGACAACCCCGATGATTCGAATATTTCAACCGATCGTTCGCTGCTAACAGACACAAACACAACATTACCATGCAGGGCTGAACTGATTTTTAgctgtgaaatttttcaattattatcagTTCAATTAGATGCAGTTCAACCCAATTGATGGTTGTGCTTGTGTCCGTTTCTTATGTAGGTAAAATATTTGGAAAGAAGTTTGAAAATTGATGGATCATACTCCAAAAATATATTGACAATGTGATCAAAATAATCGGACACAAAACACAAGTAGCATTGTAGATTCATTCTTATTCAAATCTGTTTACTAAACCAATTGAATgtacagaataataaaaatgatagaaacagTTTAATGTATACTTTATAAATAGATATAAAAACACacctaaattaaataattataattctttattatcttatgtaaataattgatatattaGAATTGAAACATGCACTTCTaaactttcaataattttaatgaattaaataagtaaaataaacataaaatgtgcttttatatatcattatatataatatttcttaCCTGTATCATCACCATGCTCTGTATTGTCTTCATCTTTCTGATCATATCCTGCTGATCTGTTATCAGTTCCATCTACAGATCTATTTTCATTATCGGTGGTATTAGAAGTACGTGGCCATTTTCCAGAAGAGGAGGAtgactttcttcttttcctctttcgttttaaTGGAAAATAGGGACTAACTGTTTCTTTGGATAAAGCTTCATTTGCTGTTGGTATTGCTGATATAGGTACCTCTTCCCCATTCtgtataaacaaaaaatacaaaactGATCAAACTGAAACATCCTTTTTACAAATCTCATTTGAGAAACATACTTCAGTTAATATAGTAGGTGGTGTTAATCCATGAATGCAAAGAGAATGAGCAGCTTGAAGCAACGAGGGTAACTGAGATGGTTCCACACTCACTTCACCACGGTATACAAACtctaataatgattttaaatcATCTGCTGCTATCCCAGCTAACATAACCACTGGATGTTGACACGGTGTGCTCTATTGATATAAGTTtccataatataaattataatacattattacCATCGCATACAGAATTACACGTATTATTAAAACCTTTAATAAATCCAATAGGAGAGGACTAGCTGCACAAAGAACTATCTTATGGACAGAAAAAGTACGTCCACCAACAGCCAAAGTAACATCAGCCAGATCTCTATGATCTCTCAATAATTGCACTGTAGAAGCTAATGATGAACTAAATTCTCCCCAAGAGAGTCTATACAATTGACCACTGCTTCCCATTCTATACAACAAATTAACATATGAATTAATAGATGTTaatgatatagtagtaatatataatacattgaaTCAGTGTCCCCATATTGTTACAATAGGACTGAACAATACATAATGCTTTAAAGAAAACTTAAAATGATCCAACATACATGAATTTATTTGATAGAACCAGCGTGTAGAAACAAAGTTAATAAAGATTCGAGAAAATTTAGCACTAACGGTAACGATACGTTCTCGACTCCCCCAACCACATTCTCTTAATTAGTGCCCCCACCTCGAAAAATATGATCTTGGCGTCGTCTGAGAGTTAACCTAGCAAAAACTTGTAttccaaaaaaagaaataaagtattgaagaaaaatatcatcaataaaattgtttatacaTTAAGAAGAAATgtcattaaattagaaaaagaaaagaacatgtAAATGATGTTCTTTATTAATAGAGAATAACTCACATTGAGTGAAGATTAATCcctataatatgtatattaaattaaccATCAATAGGTTTAAATCCGTTGCTGTATGAATCAGGgacaaaaataaatgatacagATTTATAACTTCGTTTTATGATTGCCTTCTTAGATCAAACAGACGTAGAactcgaaaaatgtaattcaaATGCTGTCAGAAATTATCATGCACCTAACATTTTATGAGATTGTGCTGCCGCCACCCTATTACCTTTCAAAAAAGGCACTGACACCAACTGATACTTTTGGCGGAAATTAGGCAAATAACTccaaataacattaaaaaagcTCATACAATAATGTCAATAATGTCCtgcgaaaataatattaaactacAAATAAATGCCAACATAAAACAAGCTGTAGAGGCAGAAATTATAAAAGCATTAAAAACAGAGGGTATTAAAACTATTATACTATAACTTTTTGTGTATTACTTAATTAAAGAGTAATATTATCATTTTGGTCATTAGATTATACTTTAAATACAGTCAATAGCTATGGAGAGAATTTGTTACATATTAGTGCAGCTAATGGTTGCTTGGGTGTTATAacagaaattttacaaaagtgGGATTCCCATGATGTTATTGACAGAAAAAATCAGTTTGGTTGGACACCACTAATGTTAGCAATTCGTAATAGAGATATTAAAacagtaaaatttcttttaaaacaaaatgttaacataaatGAATCAACCTATCTTGgtgagtaaattaattttacaaataaataagaTTGTAATTTTTGCTTTATTT
This region of Osmia lignaria lignaria isolate PbOS001 chromosome 10, iyOsmLign1, whole genome shotgun sequence genomic DNA includes:
- the LOC117611884 gene encoding uncharacterized protein LOC117611884 isoform X2, which gives rise to MGSSGQLYRLSWGEFSSSLASTVQLLRDHRDLADVTLAVGGRTFSVHKIVLCAASPLLLDLLKSTPCQHPVVMLAGIAADDLKSLLEFVYRGEVSVEPSQLPSLLQAAHSLCIHGLTPPTILTENGEEVPISAIPTANEALSKETVSPYFPLKRKRKRRKSSSSSGKWPRTSNTTDNENRSVDGTDNRSAGYDQKDEDNTEHGDDTANDRLKYSNHRGCHSPRAQEAQPVSSENSQAGQHQDQMSESETHLHTLMPMQPYSPLQIPQFPGPLNMGFPPGIPLPLVTQSATVGTVASGPTGNMNLSKIRGASDCPGVCPLCGATLRQARNLRRHLLSSCKYRFSSNSVHGSTADSMMIEIKPEVELPGYNEPTVTYGTDSGSSTSEQIICKPSPLPSPTSHGSNVVSPQNNIPSPTIAR
- the LOC117611884 gene encoding uncharacterized protein LOC117611884 isoform X1, which produces MGSSGQLYRLSWGEFSSSLASTVQLLRDHRDLADVTLAVGGRTFSVHKIVLCAASPLLLDLLKSTPCQHPVVMLAGIAADDLKSLLEFVYRGEVSVEPSQLPSLLQAAHSLCIHGLTPPTILTENGEEVPISAIPTANEALSKETVSPYFPLKRKRKRRKSSSSSGKWPRTSNTTDNENRSVDGTDNRSAGYDQKDEDNTEHGDDTAANDRLKYSNHRGCHSPRAQEAQPVSSENSQAGQHQDQMSESETHLHTLMPMQPYSPLQIPQFPGPLNMGFPPGIPLPLVTQSATVGTVASGPTGNMNLSKIRGASDCPGVCPLCGATLRQARNLRRHLLSSCKYRFSSNSVHGSTADSMMIEIKPEVELPGYNEPTVTYGTDSGSSTSEQIICKPSPLPSPTSHGSNVVSPQNNIPSPTIAR